A single Mangrovimonas sp. YM274 DNA region contains:
- a CDS encoding DUF5123 domain-containing protein, with protein sequence MKTTHILKSFFVLMVILASVASCTKQEPLIEELQIDREFMPTELEAFIRNQVNIELNWDTDENVDTYQVEVSKNENFSPIVETVTVNSEELPVLIPLEAETLYYIRVKAISNRGLADSNYATITALTETEQLFLPEEPGDILATEATLRWFANSEVTHIALQPGDIVHDITPEEMATGIAVVTGLTGETEYTAQIFNNTTVRGNTTFTTGIDIGDGQLVTTDDDLLQMIADAEPGATLVLDAGDYTAQSGSVTLDKSITITGLYSFDKPLLMLSFSIVGGATDVNLIDLDLTGDAANEQIDVVRYTGAGSFDNLTISGCNIHDYDRSFVAGNETGAILNSLTVENCIVTNVMTSGGDFIDFRNSDVLNINVNTSTFNNCAPGRDFFRVDAAGDSNGTGLTCNINLSNCTLYACSNSSSRRIFYVRFADNDITSTNNLITDTEVEGYSDNSATDESITFADNNYFNAPTLYDSSVARYDDSTTYTTVDPGFADPVNGDFSVSTQSIIDYNIGDPRWHQ encoded by the coding sequence ATGAAAACAACACATATATTAAAATCATTCTTCGTGCTCATGGTAATACTGGCTTCGGTAGCTAGTTGTACCAAGCAAGAACCATTGATTGAAGAATTACAAATTGACAGAGAATTCATGCCTACCGAATTGGAGGCTTTCATCAGAAACCAAGTAAATATTGAACTTAATTGGGATACCGATGAAAATGTTGACACATATCAAGTTGAAGTTAGTAAAAATGAAAACTTTAGCCCAATTGTAGAAACAGTAACCGTGAATTCTGAGGAACTCCCTGTTTTGATTCCACTAGAAGCAGAAACACTTTATTACATTCGTGTAAAAGCAATCAGTAATAGAGGATTAGCCGACTCTAACTATGCTACCATTACTGCTCTAACAGAAACCGAACAGCTATTCCTTCCTGAGGAACCGGGAGATATTTTAGCAACCGAAGCCACATTACGCTGGTTCGCGAATAGCGAGGTAACCCATATAGCACTTCAGCCAGGTGATATCGTTCATGACATCACGCCTGAAGAAATGGCAACTGGAATTGCCGTAGTCACAGGTCTTACAGGTGAAACGGAGTATACTGCACAGATATTTAATAATACTACTGTGCGCGGTAACACCACTTTCACCACAGGGATCGATATCGGCGATGGCCAATTGGTAACGACAGATGATGATTTACTGCAAATGATCGCAGATGCCGAGCCTGGAGCAACCTTAGTATTGGATGCTGGAGACTATACAGCTCAGTCAGGTTCTGTTACTTTAGACAAATCTATTACCATTACAGGACTTTATAGCTTCGACAAACCTTTATTAATGTTGAGCTTTTCTATAGTTGGTGGTGCTACCGATGTTAATCTAATCGACTTAGACCTTACAGGTGACGCTGCCAATGAACAAATAGATGTGGTAAGATACACCGGAGCTGGTAGTTTTGACAACTTAACCATTAGCGGTTGTAATATTCATGACTATGACAGATCCTTTGTTGCTGGAAACGAAACAGGTGCTATTTTGAATTCACTTACAGTTGAAAACTGTATTGTAACTAATGTTATGACTAGTGGAGGTGACTTCATAGATTTTAGAAACTCTGATGTGTTAAACATCAATGTTAACACCAGCACCTTCAACAATTGTGCTCCAGGTAGAGATTTCTTTAGAGTGGATGCCGCTGGAGATTCTAATGGCACAGGATTAACCTGTAACATCAACTTATCTAATTGTACCTTATATGCTTGCTCCAATTCTTCTAGCAGAAGAATCTTTTATGTAAGATTTGCTGACAACGATATTACTTCTACCAATAATCTAATAACAGACACCGAGGTAGAAGGATATTCAGATAATAGTGCTACAGATGAGAGTATTACCTTTGCAGACAACAACTATTTCAATGCACCAACATTATATGATTCGTCTGTTGCGAGATATGATGACTCTACTACGTATACCACTGTAGATCCAGGATTTGCAGATCCTGTTAACGGAGATTTCTCTGTGAGTACCCAATCTATTATTGATTATAATATTGGGGACCCTCGCTGGCATCAATAA
- a CDS encoding RagB/SusD family nutrient uptake outer membrane protein, with protein sequence MKQIYILTGILLMGLCFGCDEFDEDFLEAPAQSTLEESIIFSTYGLARGAVDGILEPMGQTNSYRGRFIPFYGFNTDTEYHYSSNQSGSSQAPLMIYDASSTNTQMNTDNNAWVMMYRGIERANICINGLREFGDPVPGSDMGQLLGEAITLRAIYYADLMKAWGDVPYRFEPITSETQYLPKTSRDVIYKKLLEDLAEASTLVAWPNETANTTSVERVNKAFVKSFRARLAMIASGYQQYPDGVRRSNDPDLSVQNMYTLALQEATDVIQSGTTQLAPSFEGFWRSYNQENIAAGGESLWEIPFSAGRGRVLFSFGVRHRGVDQHTGQARGGAAGPLATVFYDYDEDDTRRDVTCVPYEYASPNEQAFSQQELTSMDSWYFGKYRYEWMDRYVTSTNDDGLNKIYMRFAEVLLIAAEAANELNGPGAAAPYLKEIRMRAFPSELHAEKVDSYVDNLGSQEAMFNAIVKEHQYEFTGEMERKQALIRWNLLGEQLEEAKAKMTNLVNRTGEYADVPTTLYYKYEEDGETLEVYGLNRNETDNPGPEYSSKDWTLIEDNFIEFIYKPGVDPDTRQFWPIWQIFIDGSNGQLVNDYGY encoded by the coding sequence ATGAAACAGATATATATATTAACCGGAATTTTGCTCATGGGCTTATGTTTTGGTTGCGATGAATTTGATGAAGACTTCCTAGAAGCTCCAGCTCAGTCCACTTTGGAAGAATCTATAATTTTTTCAACTTACGGATTAGCAAGAGGAGCCGTGGACGGTATTTTGGAGCCTATGGGGCAAACCAACTCCTACAGAGGTAGATTTATTCCCTTTTATGGATTTAATACAGACACCGAGTATCATTACAGTTCCAATCAAAGCGGAAGCTCACAGGCTCCCTTGATGATCTATGATGCGTCTTCGACAAATACCCAAATGAATACAGACAACAATGCCTGGGTGATGATGTATAGAGGAATTGAACGTGCCAATATTTGTATTAACGGTTTAAGAGAATTTGGTGATCCTGTTCCCGGTAGTGACATGGGCCAATTGTTAGGCGAAGCAATAACATTAAGAGCTATCTATTATGCCGACCTAATGAAAGCTTGGGGAGATGTCCCTTATCGCTTTGAACCAATTACTTCAGAAACACAATATTTGCCTAAAACAAGTCGTGATGTGATTTACAAAAAACTTTTGGAAGATCTAGCCGAGGCCAGCACATTAGTGGCATGGCCTAACGAAACAGCCAACACAACTTCTGTAGAACGCGTTAACAAAGCATTCGTAAAATCTTTCAGAGCACGTTTGGCTATGATCGCTAGTGGGTACCAACAATACCCTGATGGTGTTAGAAGAAGTAATGATCCTGATTTATCAGTTCAAAACATGTACACCTTGGCGCTTCAAGAAGCTACCGATGTCATTCAAAGTGGTACAACACAATTAGCGCCTTCTTTTGAAGGGTTTTGGAGAAGTTATAATCAAGAAAATATAGCAGCGGGAGGTGAATCTTTATGGGAAATTCCTTTTAGTGCTGGTAGAGGTCGTGTGCTTTTTTCTTTTGGAGTACGTCATAGAGGAGTTGATCAGCATACGGGTCAAGCTAGAGGAGGCGCTGCCGGCCCATTGGCAACCGTTTTTTATGATTACGACGAAGATGATACACGCCGAGATGTAACCTGTGTTCCTTACGAATATGCCTCACCTAATGAGCAAGCGTTTTCGCAACAAGAGTTAACAAGTATGGATTCCTGGTATTTTGGAAAGTATCGTTATGAATGGATGGACAGATATGTGACTTCCACAAATGATGATGGTCTTAATAAAATATACATGCGCTTTGCAGAAGTTTTATTAATTGCCGCCGAAGCTGCCAATGAGCTTAATGGTCCTGGCGCTGCTGCACCGTATTTAAAAGAAATTAGAATGCGTGCATTTCCATCTGAGCTTCACGCTGAAAAAGTGGACAGTTACGTTGATAATTTAGGAAGCCAAGAAGCGATGTTTAATGCGATTGTGAAAGAACATCAATATGAATTTACTGGTGAAATGGAACGCAAACAAGCCTTAATTCGTTGGAACCTTCTAGGGGAACAATTGGAAGAGGCTAAAGCAAAAATGACCAACTTAGTAAATCGTACGGGAGAGTATGCCGATGTTCCTACAACCTTATATTATAAATATGAAGAGGATGGAGAAACTTTAGAGGTTTATGGTCTTAATAGAAATGAAACGGACAATCCAGGTCCTGAATATTCTTCTAAAGACTGGACCTTGATTGAAGATAATTTCATCGAATTTATTTATAAACCAGGCGTAGACCCTGATACTAGACAGTTTTGGCCTATTTGGCAAATTTTTATCGATGGTAGCAATGGTCAATTAGTAAACGATTATGGATACTAA